CCAGCCACTCTCCAGCCGCGCCGAGCTGGACCGACGCACCGCCGAGTTTGAAGCGCGCTTCCCCGACGTGGTGCCGCGCCCGCCGCACTGGACCGGCTTCGTCGTCTGGCCCGAGCGCATCGAGTTCTGGCAGGAGGGCGACTTCCGCTTGCACAGCCGCTGCGTCTTCCTGCGAGAGGGCAATGGCTGGGCCAAGGAATCGCTTTACCCATAACCGGCGTAATCTGAACGTATGGAAGTTCTCACTCCCCCAGCCCTAACCGCACAGGACAAGGCCCGCCTTCGCATCGCCGTCGAAGAACTCGAGGGTCAGAGCTTTGCCATGGCCGTCGCCGCCAAGGTCGGGATGCCGGTCGAGGCTCTGCTCCGTATGCTGCCCGCCACGGCCCGCGACCAGGTCTCGCTGGCCGTGGACAAGGCTCTCCGCCACTGTCTGCGGGTAGCCCTGGTCAGCAGCTCGGCCACGCCGTGGAAGCGTGCCCACACCCTGGCCACCGCCGTCACCGGAGCCGCCGGAGGCTTCTTCGGCCTCGCCGGGCTGGCCGTCGAGCTGCCCGTCACCACCACAGTCATGCTCCACTCCATCGCCGAGATCGCCCGCTCCCACGGCGAAGACCTCAGCAACCCCGAGGCCTCGCTCTCGTGCCTTGAGGTACTGGCCCTC
This is a stretch of genomic DNA from Granulicella sp. WH15. It encodes these proteins:
- a CDS encoding EcsC family protein; translated protein: MEVLTPPALTAQDKARLRIAVEELEGQSFAMAVAAKVGMPVEALLRMLPATARDQVSLAVDKALRHCLRVALVSSSATPWKRAHTLATAVTGAAGGFFGLAGLAVELPVTTTVMLHSIAEIARSHGEDLSNPEASLSCLEVLALGADGQKGDVVDSAYYATRAALAQVTRDAASYVAQKGVAKEGAPALVSFLTKIAARFGLEVSEKAAAQMVPVAGAVGGLALNIMFMQHYQQLAEGHFAVRALERKYTPALVQAEYALILEARIAAKAGR